The Flavobacteriales bacterium genome contains the following window.
AGAACTTCATGGTGATGGCGCGGCGGCGTTCACCACCCCAACGCAGCAGCAGGAAGAACACGGGCACCAGCGACAGCTCGTAGAACACGTAGAACAGGAACGCGTTCTGCGCCAGGAACACCCCGAACAACGCGCTTTGCGTGAGCAGCATCAACCCGTTGGCGATCGCAGGCTCGCTCAACTGGTTCTTCCAACCGGCACCGATGATGAAGGGGAAAACGATGGCTGTGAGCAGCACCATCAGCAAGCTGATGCCGTCGTAGCCGAACACCATGCGCAGACCGATAGCGGGCGCCCAGTCGTGCTGGAAGGCGATGACGGGTCCGGCAGCACTGTCATAGGAAGCGCAGAGCGCCACTGCCATGCCCAGAGCGGCAACGGAAGTCAGGAGCGCGACCGCGCGTGCTTGCGCATGCGGGCGCGCCAACAGCAGCGCCAACCCCACCAGCAGCGGGAGCAGGATGATGGCAAGCGTCAGCATCATCATGCGTTCCAAAGGGTAAGGATGAGGAAGCCGATGACGCCCACCACCATGGCGAACAGGTAGAAGCTCACGTTGCCGCTCTGCGCCCGACGCACGAGTTTGCCGAAGCGCATGGTGCTGCTGCCAACGAGGTTCACCGCGCCATCTACGATGCGGCGCTCCATGATGGCATCGAGCTGTTTGCTCAGCCAGCCGTACGGTTTCTCGAAGAGCGCGGCATAGAGCTCATCCACGTACCACTTGTTGGCAAGCAGGCGCTGGAAGAAGGGTAGTTGATCGGCCTCTGCATCCAATGTGGTCTTCTTCACGAAACGGCCGTACGCGAACCAGATGACCAGCGCGATCAGGCCGACTGTGATCCCCATAAGCATCCACTCGGTTGAAGCACTCAGGTGCAGGTGTTCCGCACCAATGCCGTCCGCCGCCGTTTCCAAGTAATGCTTCATCGTCTCATGGCCGCCAACCAAATGCGGCAGGTTCAGCACGCCCCCGACCACGCTCAGCACAGCCAGCACGATCAGCGGCACGGTCATCACGGCAGGGCTCTCGTGCGGATGCGCCTTTCCACGGTAGGTGCCGAAGAAGGTCAGGAACAACAGCCGGAACATGTAGAAGCATGTGAGCAGGCTCACGAGCAACGTGGCCGCGTACAGGATCGGATGCTCCTGGTAAGCCGCCATGAGGATGGCGTCCTTGCTGAAGAAGCCGCTGAACAACGGGATGCCCGCGATGGCCAGCGTGCCCATGAGGAAGGTGAAGTAGGTCACCTTGGTTACGCCCTTGAGGCCGCCCATCTTGCGGATGTCCTGCTCGCCGTGCAACGCATGGATGACGCTGCCCGCGCCCAGGAACAGCAGCGCCTTGAAGAAGGCGTGCGTGGTAACGTGGAACATGGCCGCACTGAACGCGCCAACACCGAGCGCAACGAACATCAGACCAAGCTGGCTTACCGTGGAGTAGGCCAGCACCTTCTTGATGTCGTTCTGGAACACACCGATGGTGGCAGTGACCAAGGCGGTAACGAGGCCCACCACCATCACCACGTCCATGGTGAGCGGGGCCAGCACGAAGAGCGCGCTGCTGCGCACCAGCAGGAAGATGCCCGCCGTGACCATGGTAGCAGCGTGGATGAGCGCGCTCACCGGTGTGGGACCGGCCATGGCATCGGGCAGCCAGGTGAAAAGGGGGAGCTGCGCGCTCTTGCCGCAGGCGCCCACGAAGAGCAGCAGCGTAACGGTGGTGATCCAAGGCCCGCCTGTGCTGATGGTGCTGGACTTGTCGAGCACCGCGCCGTAATCCAAGCTGCCGAATTGGTACAGGATCATCGCCAAAGCGATCAGGAAGCCCAGATCGCCGATGCGGTTCATGATGAAGGCCTTGCGGGCTGCGTAGTTGTATGCCGGTACGGTGTACCAGAAGCCGATGAGCAAGTAGCTGCACAGGCCTACGCCCTCCCAACCAATGAAGGTGACGAGGAAATTGCCGCCCATCACCAGCATCAGCATGGCGAAGCTGAAGAGGTTCAGCAGGGCGAAAAAGGTGTTCACCCGCTTGTCGTCGTGCATGTAGCCGACGGAGTACAAGTGGATCAGTGAACCGATGCCCGTGACGATCAGCATCATCACCAGGCTGAGCGCGTCGATGCGCAGGTCCATGGCCACCTGCATGGCGGGCAGGTCGATCCAGTTGAAGAGGTGCACGGTGGCGTGGGCCTGCTCCCCGGGCTTGTGCGCGATGAACGTGAGCAGCGACACCACGAAGGCGATGGATGTCATCGCCGTGGCGAGATATCCCGCCGTATTGCCCTTCAGCTTGTTGCGCAGCGCAGCAATGACCAGCGCGCCCACGAGCGGTAGCGCAGGCACGAGCCAGGTGAGTTGGGCAAGTTGCTGGAAGTCCATCACCCGCGCATCCGGTTCAACTGGTTGATATCGATGCTGTCCACGTTGCGCTTCATCATCACCAGGATGGCCAGGCCCACGGTGACTTCCGCTGCGGCCACGAGCATGATGAAGAACACGAACACCTGCCCACCGGCATCGCCGTGGTGGGCGCTGAAGGCGGTGAGCAACAGGTTCACACTGTTGAACATCAGCTCAAGGCACATGAGCACGATGATGGTGTTGCGACGGAACAGCGCGCCGGCCAGCCCGATGCTGAACAGCACGAAGCTCAGGAACACATAGCGGTCCAGCGGCACGGAGTTGATGGCGGTGACGATCTCGTTCATGCCGCACCGGGTAGTTTCCCCTCCCCACCGGGGAAGGGCAGGGATGGGGTGCTTTTCTTCCCCAACATCACCGCGCCAACCATCGCGCTCAGGAAGAGCACGCTGCTGATCTCGAAGGGCAGCAGGAATTCTGTGAACAACGAGGTGCCCACGCTTTTCACCAGGCCCACGCCGCCGTCATATGCCTCCTTGGGCGCGATGCCGATGCCGTTCTTGATGGCACCCAACAGGGTGATGAGGAAGAGCCCCCCGGCCAGCACGGCGGCCAACCGCGTGATCAACTTCTTCTGCGGCTCCACGCTCTTGTTGAGGTTGAGCAGCATGATGACAAAGAGGAAGAGCACCATGATGGCGCCCGTGTAAACGATGATGTGCACCACCGCCAGGAACTGCGCATTGAGCAGGATGTAGTGCCCAGCGAAACTGAGGAAGCAGACGATGAGCGCGATGACGCTGTTGATCGGGCTCTTTGCGGC
Protein-coding sequences here:
- the nuoK gene encoding NADH-quinone oxidoreductase subunit NuoK — translated: MNEIVTAINSVPLDRYVFLSFVLFSIGLAGALFRRNTIIVLMCLELMFNSVNLLLTAFSAHHGDAGGQVFVFFIMLVAAAEVTVGLAILVMMKRNVDSIDINQLNRMRG
- a CDS encoding NADH-quinone oxidoreductase subunit J encodes the protein MEYLFYLFAAVSVISALLVVAAKSPINSVIALIVCFLSFAGHYILLNAQFLAVVHIIVYTGAIMVLFLFVIMLLNLNKSVEPQKKLITRLAAVLAGGLFLITLLGAIKNGIGIAPKEAYDGGVGLVKSVGTSLFTEFLLPFEISSVLFLSAMVGAVMLGKKSTPSLPFPGGEGKLPGAA
- the nuoL gene encoding NADH-quinone oxidoreductase subunit L; this translates as MDFQQLAQLTWLVPALPLVGALVIAALRNKLKGNTAGYLATAMTSIAFVVSLLTFIAHKPGEQAHATVHLFNWIDLPAMQVAMDLRIDALSLVMMLIVTGIGSLIHLYSVGYMHDDKRVNTFFALLNLFSFAMLMLVMGGNFLVTFIGWEGVGLCSYLLIGFWYTVPAYNYAARKAFIMNRIGDLGFLIALAMILYQFGSLDYGAVLDKSSTISTGGPWITTVTLLLFVGACGKSAQLPLFTWLPDAMAGPTPVSALIHAATMVTAGIFLLVRSSALFVLAPLTMDVVMVVGLVTALVTATIGVFQNDIKKVLAYSTVSQLGLMFVALGVGAFSAAMFHVTTHAFFKALLFLGAGSVIHALHGEQDIRKMGGLKGVTKVTYFTFLMGTLAIAGIPLFSGFFSKDAILMAAYQEHPILYAATLLVSLLTCFYMFRLLFLTFFGTYRGKAHPHESPAVMTVPLIVLAVLSVVGGVLNLPHLVGGHETMKHYLETAADGIGAEHLHLSASTEWMLMGITVGLIALVIWFAYGRFVKKTTLDAEADQLPFFQRLLANKWYVDELYAALFEKPYGWLSKQLDAIMERRIVDGAVNLVGSSTMRFGKLVRRAQSGNVSFYLFAMVVGVIGFLILTLWNA